A genomic segment from Propionibacteriaceae bacterium ZF39 encodes:
- a CDS encoding LysM peptidoglycan-binding domain-containing protein, whose amino-acid sequence MPFRILRGLAALIVTLALVVGTPWLLVLIGRRPDLTPFPEVLFRPDQGQLLLGFMTLAGWLAWAAFTVSIVAELIALLSGQRLRVHLPGLGAPRSLAAGLLVAIAAMVPMSAAHAEPAPPAAAAPVEAKGLGEIRAAVDSGEDQQAWLRYTVERGDDLWSIAERFYGDGLAWSRIVAANPQVTSPDQIDVGWVLVLPDIPDPNVAREPDLPPTPEPSAPEARPDPAVAPASPGPARAPAPTASTSAAERPVESVEHVGAGNATPADRIAYATAGISSLTAAALLGLLAARRLTQLANRPQGRRILHPSAPAQHFENALDQAQDPLTLRTLDLALRALARHYRDAGEALPRLGAVLVADDRITLEVDRIPARLPVGFHADSRHLWVGIPDADEMAEEWEALADEPAPYPTLVGFGETEAGELLLQDLESLGALGMEGTPELVTQALNAFVIELCSSPWNSGQSVLVVDGDAELAEALGSPLIEIRDSVEDVLVELEAETQPRRAIGGEEHPRDLRIRPEFTEAWSPRVLVIGSALTDGQRRRLLRLTWDSHLVVIAADEELPTLRVQASPELSDLPNARTFHAQLLAAETRKHLLEVLTVTDSTETTPAPWWAETNGATVHSLAARRAAGVTEEPAVDSHEPVLHPEQPEILLVGPVELVGARGERPARAVRQCVEYAAWLLENPRATATSMGSALLVAEGTRRSNMSRLRSWLGADEEGDRYLPEAYSGRIALHPDVTSDWQRMQLLTVGGINRSSDANLIQVLDLVRGAPLADAAPGQWGWAEELRTDISSFVRDVALVVAERALARGEVDLARWAVNRALNAAPEDEQLLVARVRAEHLAGNRSEVERLSLRLARSARQLNIDLAADTVTLLQEVLEGSPRARGLG is encoded by the coding sequence ATGCCGTTCCGCATACTTCGGGGGCTCGCGGCCCTGATCGTGACGCTCGCCCTGGTGGTGGGGACGCCCTGGCTGCTGGTGCTGATCGGGCGCCGGCCCGACCTGACGCCGTTCCCGGAGGTCCTGTTCCGTCCGGACCAGGGGCAGCTGCTGCTCGGTTTCATGACCTTGGCGGGCTGGCTCGCCTGGGCGGCCTTCACGGTCTCGATCGTCGCCGAACTGATCGCCCTGCTCTCGGGGCAGCGACTGCGCGTACACCTCCCCGGACTCGGCGCGCCCCGCTCACTGGCCGCTGGGCTGCTGGTCGCGATCGCCGCGATGGTGCCGATGTCGGCGGCTCATGCCGAGCCCGCGCCACCGGCGGCTGCGGCCCCCGTCGAGGCCAAGGGGCTCGGCGAAATCCGGGCTGCCGTGGATTCGGGGGAGGACCAGCAGGCGTGGCTGCGCTACACCGTCGAGCGCGGCGACGATCTCTGGTCGATCGCGGAGAGGTTCTATGGCGATGGACTGGCCTGGTCGCGCATCGTCGCGGCCAATCCCCAGGTCACCAGCCCGGATCAGATCGACGTCGGCTGGGTGCTCGTCCTGCCGGACATCCCGGACCCGAACGTTGCGCGCGAGCCGGACCTGCCGCCGACACCCGAACCCTCTGCACCCGAGGCACGGCCCGATCCCGCCGTGGCCCCGGCGAGTCCCGGCCCTGCCCGTGCACCGGCGCCCACGGCATCGACTTCGGCGGCCGAGCGACCTGTCGAATCTGTGGAACACGTCGGGGCCGGAAATGCGACCCCAGCTGATCGCATCGCTTATGCCACCGCCGGGATCAGTTCCCTCACCGCCGCGGCGCTGCTCGGTCTTTTGGCAGCGCGCCGGTTGACCCAGCTGGCGAACCGGCCGCAGGGTCGTCGGATTCTGCATCCGTCGGCACCGGCCCAACACTTCGAGAATGCCCTGGATCAGGCGCAGGACCCGCTCACGCTGCGTACCCTCGACCTCGCGCTCCGCGCCCTCGCCCGCCACTATCGGGATGCGGGGGAGGCCCTCCCGCGACTCGGCGCCGTGCTGGTCGCCGATGACCGGATCACGCTGGAGGTGGATCGCATCCCGGCCAGGCTGCCCGTGGGCTTCCACGCCGACAGCCGTCATCTGTGGGTCGGCATCCCCGATGCGGATGAGATGGCCGAGGAATGGGAGGCGCTTGCGGACGAGCCGGCCCCCTATCCGACACTCGTCGGGTTCGGCGAAACCGAGGCGGGAGAGTTGCTGCTCCAGGATCTGGAATCGCTGGGGGCGCTGGGGATGGAGGGTACGCCCGAGTTGGTCACCCAGGCCCTCAACGCATTCGTCATCGAGCTCTGCTCGTCGCCCTGGAACAGCGGGCAATCGGTGTTGGTCGTGGATGGGGACGCCGAACTGGCCGAGGCGCTGGGCAGCCCGTTGATCGAAATCCGCGATTCCGTGGAGGACGTGCTCGTCGAGCTGGAAGCGGAGACGCAGCCCCGGCGGGCCATCGGTGGGGAGGAGCATCCGCGCGATCTGCGCATCCGTCCCGAATTCACCGAGGCCTGGAGCCCGCGGGTTCTCGTGATCGGATCGGCGCTCACGGATGGGCAACGCCGTCGCCTTCTCCGGCTGACGTGGGACTCACACCTCGTCGTGATTGCCGCCGACGAGGAGTTGCCGACCCTGCGCGTGCAGGCGTCACCCGAGCTGTCCGACCTGCCGAACGCGCGGACGTTCCATGCCCAGCTGCTGGCAGCCGAGACCCGAAAGCACCTGCTCGAGGTGCTCACCGTCACCGACAGCACCGAGACGACCCCCGCTCCCTGGTGGGCTGAGACCAACGGAGCCACCGTTCATTCCCTGGCAGCCCGGCGGGCAGCAGGCGTTACAGAGGAGCCCGCCGTGGATTCACATGAACCAGTTCTCCACCCGGAGCAGCCGGAAATTCTCCTGGTCGGCCCGGTCGAGCTGGTCGGGGCCCGTGGTGAGCGTCCGGCTCGAGCCGTGCGGCAGTGCGTGGAGTACGCCGCCTGGCTCCTCGAGAACCCCCGCGCGACCGCGACGTCGATGGGGTCTGCGTTGCTGGTGGCGGAGGGTACGCGGCGGTCGAACATGAGCCGATTGCGCAGTTGGCTCGGTGCCGATGAGGAGGGTGACCGTTATCTGCCGGAGGCCTATTCCGGCCGGATCGCGCTCCATCCCGATGTGACGTCCGACTGGCAGCGGATGCAGCTGCTCACGGTCGGGGGGATCAATCGTTCGTCGGACGCCAACCTGATCCAGGTGCTGGATCTGGTGCGGGGTGCGCCCCTTGCCGATGCCGCGCCCGGCCAATGGGGCTGGGCGGAGGAACTGCGGACCGACATCAGTTCGTTCGTCAGGGATGTCGCGCTGGTGGTGGCCGAACGTGCCCTGGCCCGGGGCGAGGTCGACCTCGCGCGCTGGGCCGTGAACCGCGCACTCAATGCCGCCCCCGAGGACGAGCAACTGCTGGTCGCCCGCGTACGCGCCGAGCACCTGGCCGGCAACCGCAGCGAGGTCGAGCGCCTGTCGCTGCGACTGGCCCGGTCGGCACGACAGCTCAACATCGACCTCGCCGCGGACACAGTGACCCTGTTGCAGGAGGTCCTGGAGGGCAGCCCTCGCGCTCGCGGGCTGGGGTGA
- a CDS encoding TadE/TadG family type IV pilus assembly protein, with product MTRPDPESGTPGGHRDRGAAAIELVLLAPVILLVMAVMVGGARVWLARAAVADAAQSAARAASLEYAAGPAGAQGREIGLAALTDVPCARRAVVIDTAGFGVAVGVPATVSAQVTCAVDLGDLLGFGLPGTITVQAEGHAALDTYRRRR from the coding sequence ATGACGCGCCCGGATCCTGAGTCGGGCACACCGGGCGGCCACCGTGACCGCGGGGCCGCGGCGATCGAGTTGGTGCTGCTGGCTCCGGTGATCCTGCTGGTGATGGCGGTCATGGTCGGCGGTGCCCGCGTCTGGTTGGCGCGGGCCGCGGTCGCCGACGCCGCCCAGTCGGCGGCCCGGGCGGCCTCCCTCGAATATGCGGCCGGCCCTGCCGGCGCCCAGGGCCGGGAGATCGGGCTGGCCGCCCTGACCGACGTCCCGTGTGCCCGCCGGGCAGTGGTGATCGATACGGCGGGGTTCGGCGTCGCTGTTGGGGTACCCGCGACCGTCTCGGCACAGGTCACCTGTGCCGTGGACCTGGGAGATCTGCTCGGATTCGGTCTTCCCGGAACGATCACCGTCCAGGCCGAAGGGCATGCCGCACTCGACACCTATCGGAGGCGACGATGA
- a CDS encoding TadE/TadG family type IV pilus assembly protein — protein sequence MKGPVRDERGYSESVQWAMLTPLVMLLLLGALQVAMVWHGRNTVQHAAAAAAEAESVFRAPAGSGQRAAETIASAGGVTGVAVRVNRTPNRVHVEVSGQVPVLIDLGMGQVSQRADAPVERDR from the coding sequence ATGAAAGGGCCGGTCCGCGATGAGCGGGGATACAGCGAATCCGTGCAGTGGGCCATGCTCACTCCGCTGGTGATGCTGCTCCTGCTGGGCGCCCTGCAGGTCGCGATGGTCTGGCACGGGCGCAACACGGTGCAGCACGCCGCTGCCGCTGCGGCCGAAGCCGAGTCCGTGTTCCGGGCGCCCGCCGGCTCCGGCCAGCGGGCCGCCGAGACGATCGCCAGCGCGGGCGGTGTCACGGGCGTGGCGGTCCGTGTCAACCGCACACCCAACCGCGTGCACGTCGAGGTGTCGGGTCAGGTCCCGGTCCTCATCGATCTCGGAATGGGCCAGGTCAGCCAACGCGCCGATGCACCCGTGGAGCGGGACCGATGA
- a CDS encoding type II secretion system F family protein, which translates to MTALFAGLCGVLLVGGLLALVHGFRRTPVTRSRRAPESPAATWARITRRPPGRRGRRRDLFLAIGLVVGVLAYLVTGWAVLVVVVPVAVGLVPYLLGDPPNNEIDMLSALDRWIRGMAATIQTGHSITDALRASARNAPPLLEESVRRLAARIGHRWSVPEAVAAMADELDTPDADAVLAALGLAAGRGGTGATATLNALTDSITDRLRALRDIEAERAKPRVVVRQVTIISLVVLGLAFLAGREFFAPYATPIGQIILVALIAAYFASLFAMRRLTAPPRRQRILQGAAA; encoded by the coding sequence ATGACGGCGCTGTTCGCGGGCCTCTGCGGCGTACTCCTGGTGGGTGGGCTCCTCGCCCTCGTCCACGGGTTCCGGCGTACGCCCGTCACCCGATCCCGTAGGGCCCCCGAATCGCCGGCGGCGACGTGGGCACGAATCACTCGGCGGCCCCCGGGCCGGCGCGGTCGTCGCCGCGACCTGTTCCTGGCGATCGGGCTCGTGGTCGGAGTGCTGGCCTACCTGGTGACCGGCTGGGCCGTGCTCGTCGTCGTGGTGCCGGTCGCGGTCGGGCTCGTGCCCTATCTGCTCGGCGACCCACCCAACAACGAGATCGACATGCTGTCGGCGCTGGACCGCTGGATCCGGGGGATGGCGGCGACCATCCAGACCGGTCACTCCATCACCGATGCGCTGCGCGCGTCGGCGCGGAATGCGCCGCCGCTGCTGGAGGAGTCGGTACGCCGGCTCGCCGCGCGGATCGGGCATCGCTGGTCGGTGCCGGAGGCGGTCGCGGCCATGGCGGATGAACTCGATACTCCGGACGCGGATGCTGTCCTCGCGGCACTGGGACTGGCGGCAGGCCGGGGTGGCACGGGCGCCACCGCCACCCTGAATGCCCTCACGGATTCCATCACCGACCGGCTCCGGGCCCTGCGCGACATCGAGGCCGAACGGGCCAAACCACGCGTCGTGGTGCGGCAGGTCACGATCATCAGCCTGGTCGTGCTGGGCCTGGCCTTCCTCGCCGGGCGGGAATTCTTCGCGCCCTATGCCACGCCGATCGGCCAGATCATCCTGGTCGCCCTGATCGCCGCCTATTTCGCGTCGCTCTTCGCGATGCGCCGACTCACCGCACCGCCGCGGCGGCAGCGGATCCTGCAGGGAGCGGCGGCATGA
- a CDS encoding ATPase, T2SS/T4P/T4SS family — MARPVLPPPPLQDVGLFDPRVSMEYAEPTGPDLTALRGPAGPASGFGPSGHRQPAARIEWPLVVTLRSRASAEITEQSERAATDGRPLSEQDQRLLGRAVIRRVVRAHVDQLSADGAALWSIDHEEAYAAAVESAIFGYGRLQPLIELDDVENIEIHGCDSVVIQRGDGSRYVHPPVADTDEELVEAVRFLGERNRPSRPFDDAHPTVTLALGERFRLHAIGFGLSYRPSVTIRRHNLVDIGLPDLVNAGMLPEQVGRYLYAAVRARKSIVVSGDQGAGKTTLLRALIAAIPDSERFGTIETDYELLTHLQPNRRNILALQARVGQGERQDGRPIGEVTVADLIPEALRQNLSRLVVGEVRGAEAAAMFEAMQTGAGSLSTTHSHSSSATMDRLASRVAQGGTLGIDEAYRQIAHNIDLLVHVTLVDDTWRGGVRRRYVSEIRELTGAIEGSRPVTHLTFLAEADGVNEPGFRPDPRTARELSRYLAGWRA, encoded by the coding sequence ATGGCCCGCCCTGTTCTCCCGCCGCCACCCCTGCAGGACGTGGGGTTGTTCGATCCGCGCGTTTCGATGGAGTACGCCGAGCCGACCGGGCCCGACCTCACCGCGCTTCGCGGGCCGGCCGGACCCGCCTCCGGCTTCGGGCCATCCGGCCACCGCCAGCCTGCCGCCCGCATCGAATGGCCCCTCGTCGTCACTCTCCGCAGCCGCGCCTCGGCAGAGATCACCGAACAGTCCGAACGAGCCGCCACCGACGGACGCCCCCTGTCGGAACAGGACCAGCGACTCCTCGGGCGGGCGGTGATCCGACGGGTGGTGCGGGCCCATGTCGACCAGCTCAGCGCCGATGGTGCGGCGCTGTGGTCGATCGACCACGAGGAGGCGTACGCCGCAGCGGTCGAGAGCGCGATCTTCGGCTATGGCCGCCTGCAACCGCTGATCGAACTCGACGATGTGGAGAACATCGAGATCCACGGCTGCGACTCCGTGGTGATCCAGCGCGGCGACGGCAGCCGTTATGTCCATCCACCCGTGGCGGACACCGATGAGGAACTGGTCGAGGCCGTCCGGTTCCTCGGGGAGCGCAACCGCCCGAGCCGTCCGTTCGACGATGCCCACCCGACCGTGACGCTCGCGCTCGGCGAACGTTTTCGACTCCATGCGATCGGCTTCGGCCTGTCCTACCGGCCCTCGGTCACGATCCGGCGGCACAATCTGGTCGACATCGGCCTGCCCGACCTGGTGAACGCAGGGATGCTGCCGGAACAGGTCGGCCGCTATCTCTATGCGGCGGTCCGCGCCCGGAAGTCCATCGTGGTGTCCGGCGACCAGGGCGCGGGCAAGACGACCCTCCTGCGCGCGCTCATCGCGGCCATTCCCGACAGCGAACGCTTCGGCACGATCGAGACCGACTATGAGCTGCTGACCCACCTGCAGCCCAACCGTCGCAACATCCTCGCGCTCCAGGCGCGGGTGGGTCAGGGCGAGCGCCAGGACGGTCGGCCCATCGGTGAGGTGACCGTCGCCGACCTCATCCCGGAAGCCCTCCGGCAGAACCTGAGCCGATTGGTCGTCGGCGAGGTCCGCGGGGCCGAGGCCGCCGCGATGTTCGAGGCGATGCAGACCGGTGCGGGGAGTTTGAGTACGACACACTCCCACTCCTCGTCCGCCACCATGGACCGCCTCGCCTCGCGGGTGGCCCAGGGCGGGACACTCGGCATCGATGAGGCCTATCGGCAGATCGCCCACAACATCGACCTGCTCGTCCACGTCACCCTGGTCGACGACACGTGGCGCGGAGGCGTACGCCGGCGCTATGTCTCCGAGATCCGCGAGCTCACGGGGGCGATCGAGGGCAGCCGCCCGGTCACCCATCTGACCTTCCTTGCCGAGGCGGACGGTGTCAACGAGCCGGGGTTCCGTCCCGATCCACGCACCGCGCGCGAGCTGTCGCGCTATCTCGCGGGGTGGCGCGCATGA
- a CDS encoding SAF domain-containing protein — MTVTHARPEDETAFASTEPAPGRLRVRRQPKWIAAGVLALCLGGLGATVLYSTAAESTDVIVLTRTVPRGQMIQPDDLVTTRVGNLAGVSYADAAQRETLVGQRALIDLAQGSLLPNGAVGTPELLPGSTQLGLRLAPGRIPADELPAGTPVLLVPLADARLAPDQRPAGSSPAPQPIRATILLPPRPGPDGVAILLDVRVEAGRAAEVAALAADERIALVREAHS, encoded by the coding sequence ATGACGGTCACCCATGCCCGCCCGGAAGACGAGACGGCTTTCGCGTCGACGGAGCCGGCGCCCGGCCGGCTGCGCGTGCGCCGCCAGCCGAAGTGGATCGCGGCCGGCGTGCTCGCTCTGTGTCTCGGCGGTCTGGGGGCGACGGTGCTCTATTCGACCGCCGCAGAATCGACCGATGTCATCGTTCTGACCCGCACGGTGCCCCGCGGGCAGATGATCCAGCCCGACGATCTGGTGACGACCCGGGTCGGCAACCTGGCCGGGGTGTCCTATGCCGACGCCGCCCAGCGCGAGACCCTGGTTGGTCAGCGCGCACTCATCGATCTGGCCCAGGGTTCGCTGCTGCCGAACGGAGCCGTCGGCACGCCGGAGTTGCTACCCGGCTCGACCCAGCTCGGTCTCCGGCTCGCCCCCGGCCGCATTCCGGCCGACGAGCTTCCCGCGGGTACGCCGGTCCTCCTGGTTCCGCTGGCCGATGCGCGGCTGGCGCCCGACCAGAGGCCGGCCGGCAGTTCACCCGCGCCGCAGCCCATCCGGGCCACGATCCTCCTGCCCCCGCGCCCCGGCCCCGACGGGGTGGCGATCCTGCTCGACGTGCGCGTCGAGGCGGGTCGGGCCGCCGAGGTCGCAGCCCTCGCGGCCGACGAACGGATCGCCCTGGTCCGGGAGGCCCACTCATGA
- the hemG gene encoding protoporphyrinogen oxidase yields the protein MTRTLIVGAGLGGLVAARELAKRGHQVAILEASDRIGGQVHTTTWHGMPVDMGAEAMFLGGPHLKPLLAELGLLESLVAPQAGSSWLRTDKGKLVHLPEGVGPTGPSKLDPVIKSGLLSATALARAGMEPMRTKPITGDISVGDFVAGRFGKAVVDTFVDPLLGNLHAGDVYRLSLLSTAPQLVPAAREGRSLIKNAKTPPPPSDGPRVPPFASFTGGLSTLIDALAKEVTVHTGVTVREARRTPEGWALETSNGPATTDNLVLAVPAVVAAQLLEPTVRGIGNDLTAGRTADVATIVLAYPKSAKDTPALRDGNGLLLRSGTGRQLKAATFLTRKWAHLADGEFFLVRASAGRAGVDSLSLMDDKTLVRRIHQELADITGLDARPQDSLVARWPGSYPQLEVGHQERMSRIRETLAPHRVALVGAPYDGLGMPSVVKSALAGAVLLGGDGS from the coding sequence GTGACTCGCACCCTCATCGTCGGAGCCGGACTCGGTGGCCTCGTGGCCGCGCGCGAACTGGCCAAGCGCGGCCATCAGGTCGCGATCCTGGAGGCCTCCGACCGCATCGGGGGGCAGGTGCACACCACGACCTGGCACGGGATGCCCGTCGACATGGGCGCGGAAGCCATGTTCCTGGGCGGGCCCCATCTGAAGCCGCTCCTGGCCGAGCTCGGCCTCCTCGAGTCCCTGGTCGCCCCCCAAGCCGGCTCGTCCTGGCTGCGCACCGACAAGGGCAAGCTCGTGCACCTGCCCGAGGGCGTCGGCCCCACCGGCCCGAGCAAGCTCGACCCCGTGATCAAGTCGGGACTCCTCTCGGCCACGGCCCTCGCGCGCGCCGGCATGGAACCCATGCGCACCAAGCCGATCACCGGCGACATCTCCGTCGGCGACTTCGTCGCGGGCCGCTTCGGCAAGGCCGTCGTCGACACGTTCGTCGATCCCCTCCTGGGCAATCTCCACGCCGGGGACGTCTATCGCCTCAGCCTGCTGTCGACCGCACCCCAACTGGTCCCTGCCGCCCGCGAGGGCCGGTCCCTGATCAAGAACGCCAAGACCCCGCCGCCCCCGTCCGATGGCCCCCGGGTGCCACCGTTTGCTTCGTTCACCGGTGGCCTCTCGACGCTGATCGATGCGCTGGCCAAGGAAGTGACCGTGCACACCGGCGTCACCGTCCGCGAAGCCCGGCGTACCCCCGAGGGCTGGGCCCTCGAGACCAGCAACGGCCCCGCCACCACCGACAACCTCGTGCTCGCGGTCCCGGCCGTCGTCGCGGCCCAACTGCTCGAACCGACAGTCCGCGGCATCGGCAACGACCTCACCGCCGGCCGCACGGCGGACGTCGCGACGATCGTGCTGGCGTACCCGAAATCGGCCAAGGACACCCCCGCCCTCCGCGACGGCAACGGACTGCTCCTCCGGTCGGGCACGGGCCGCCAGCTCAAGGCCGCGACGTTCCTGACGCGCAAATGGGCCCACCTGGCCGACGGCGAGTTCTTCCTTGTGCGCGCCTCCGCCGGCCGGGCGGGCGTGGACTCGCTGAGCCTGATGGACGACAAGACGCTGGTACGCCGGATCCACCAGGAGCTCGCCGACATCACCGGACTCGACGCGCGCCCGCAGGATTCGCTCGTCGCGCGCTGGCCCGGCTCCTATCCACAGCTCGAGGTCGGCCACCAGGAACGCATGTCCCGGATTCGCGAGACCCTCGCGCCCCACCGCGTCGCCCTCGTCGGCGCCCCCTATGACGGGCTCGGCATGCCGTCGGTGGTGAAGTCAGCCCTGGCCGGCGCGGTCCTGCTCGGGGGCGACGGCAGCTGA
- a CDS encoding VTT domain-containing protein translates to MSFDSILELPLGWAYLTLFVVVMLRANATYWVGRLIVAGGRRSPKIERFLDGPTMARAEKFSRRWGVLAVPLSFLTIGIQTAVNLSAGALRMPLSRYLPAVTLGCMIWALIYSTVGLAAIQAVFLALAASPWALVALAVAVAILLGVRRFQKRASAAVAPEQDRAGQG, encoded by the coding sequence GTGTCGTTCGATTCCATTCTTGAGCTGCCGCTCGGTTGGGCGTACCTCACCCTGTTCGTCGTTGTCATGTTGCGCGCCAATGCAACCTACTGGGTGGGGCGCCTCATCGTCGCCGGCGGCAGACGGTCACCGAAGATCGAACGATTCCTCGACGGTCCGACCATGGCGCGGGCGGAGAAATTCAGCCGGCGCTGGGGCGTACTCGCGGTGCCGCTGTCGTTCCTCACCATCGGCATCCAGACCGCGGTCAACCTGAGCGCGGGAGCCCTGCGCATGCCGTTGTCGCGTTATCTGCCTGCGGTCACGCTCGGGTGCATGATCTGGGCGCTGATCTATTCGACGGTCGGGCTGGCCGCGATCCAGGCCGTGTTCCTCGCGCTCGCCGCCTCGCCCTGGGCGCTGGTGGCGCTGGCGGTCGCGGTGGCCATCCTCTTGGGGGTCCGGAGGTTCCAGAAGCGGGCCTCAGCTGCCGTCGCCCCCGAGCAGGACCGCGCCGGCCAGGGCTGA